The Hippoglossus hippoglossus isolate fHipHip1 chromosome 21, fHipHip1.pri, whole genome shotgun sequence genomic sequence ATGGCAACACAAAGTgcaagaggaggggagagagagaagaaaaaaagaaaaaaaaaacggagaCGAAATGTAAAAACCACGTTCCCCTGGGACAGCTACTTCAAACAGTGTCGTTGGATGAGCCCAATGAATATTTGACAGCACGGTTCCTTATCCAGTGATTCATCTCTCATGATCATGAATATGGTTGTGGGTACTGGTATCATAATCCTTTCTGAGACCCTGGTGTaaaatttgtacatttttacacCTATTCAAACTGGGTGTAGTTGCTcccagtggtggtggtggtgtgggtTTCTGCGGTCTGTGAAGAGGGCCTCTGGAGGAACCCGGCTGTTTGGTGAACCATGCACCTTTACTGTGCGGTGGTTGTACCCGCTGTGGTATATACTCTGATGTCTGCACACACCTCTGCCACGGACCGagacattccctcaaggcatCGCTTTAAAGCTCAACATGGTGGCTGTCTGACTCAATTTTGGTGTCAAATATTTTCTGGACTTTCaatatcctctctctctctctctctctctctctctctcactatgtgtgtgtgtgtgtgtgtgtgtgtgtgtgtgtgtgtgttgttttcctaTGTACACGCCCGGAGACAGGCTGTGAAAGATGCCGGTGATTTAAACACATGATTGCTGATGGATCTCTGACCATTCGTCACTGccatccccccaccccccccaccccccccccaccccgatCTATTTCTGCTTTTAACCACAGATGACAGTACCAGCAGATGTGGTTGTCATGGCATCAAAGTCTCTCATGAGTGGCTTTGATGTATAAGTTAGGGCCCAGCATATGAGGTacgtatgtgtgcgtgtgcgtgtgcgtctgtgtgtgtgtgtgtgtgtgtgtgtgtataagcaCCACCCGTACTCCAATTATTTCATTGTCACGAATACTGCtgcacattttttttcacacaaatcaacaaatgGAGTGTAAACCGTGTGAGATGATCCGGAGAGCCTCGCAGCTGTCGATTACCTGATAATGAGACTGCAACATGACTGTAAGGAGTGCGGTGCATGTGGAGGTGCTGACTTGTGTCCCCTGTCTGTGCGCGGCGCCACTGACACGGGCAGACAAAATGCCTGTCATCCTCTATTAGAGCCGAGATCGGTCACAGGAGATTTCCCCGTGATGCACAAGTGCaacgtctcacacacacacaaactttgttgccacatgcaacacacactctATCCCGACTcccgtgtgcacacacacagaacgcACCTCGAATGATCCGACGAGCAAAAATGATGGCATTATCTGCCATTATATGTCACATCgaaatgaaaatacagattttagtCATCAATATTTCAACGCTCTGTGAATTGCCTCCAAGACATGTGCTGCATTATTGAGAGCGAGCTGCTTGCAGTTTGAAGTATGTCATGGGTGATTCGCATTGACACGAGGGAATCTGTCAGCAGACAAAGAGATGAGAGACACTGTAGTCGTGTCTTTCGTCTTCCTGGGTGTCCTCGGGATGAGGGCTCCACATCCCAGAATGCCTCAGCCAGTGCAGGATTACACACCGATTCCTCAAAATGCCACCCGCTCATTAACCTGCACTTCTCCCTGTTCCAAAAATCCCCAGTGGCACCACCACAGCTCCTGATTTACTTACCTAATATCAACACAACTTTATACACTGTAAGTTTTGGTAAAAAATTGTCTGGGTGGAAAAGGCTCTAGAGAAAAAGGTGCAAAAAAAGGGGTTTAATCATGCACATATACTAGCAGGTCACTTAAGTTTTCATTGCTTCAGCAAAATCCTTTTTTATCAGCAGAGAACTATACTCTACAGTCACACTCGTTCTGCAGCCAACTCTCTGCAGCGCTGTTAGTGGAACTGTTCATGCCGTGGAGGCAAAATGCATTATACATTAAACCACTGTGTTTCTTAAATCCAGAGCTGTGTAGAATATTTGTTCATGCTTACAGATTAATAATATATGCATACAATTGCATTACATGAATTCTTACTCTGACAAGGAATCCTCCTAGTCCgtgttttttgaaaaaaattcGCCATCTAGTGTACAGAAGAGGAAAACGAGAACATGCGTAATCAGTGCAGGAAGCAGCAAAatcaaaatgtagaaaatattcAGTGGATAGGAAGAGCACGACATTCATAATATAATTCCAGGGTCTTGATGGAAAGAATTCCGGCATGTTGTTTGGGCAATGTGGTGcagataaaaatataaatcaggatctagtgagTGTAAATGTGGTCTCATAAGGACACTACTTGCTGATTTCTATTCTAGTTACTATACGGGTTAGctgcaacaacagaaaaccacaTCAGCTTCCACTTGTCTCCGAAATTCGAGGCTGCAGTGAGACTCTGACatttgatggagaaaaaaaaaagcctggtctgatgaaactGGATTTCTGCTCAGGCACACAGATGGTATGATCCGAATTTAGAGTTGAGAGCATGAACCCATGGACCCAACCTGTCTCATGTCAACAGTCCAGCCTGCTGCTGATGGTGTAATAGTGCAGAGAGTGTTTACTTTGGGCTCCTCGATACCAATCAATCATGGTTTGAAAGCCACAGCCTCTCGGAGTATATCCGCTGACCATGTGAATCCCTTCACGGACTCGGTTTTCCATCTTCTAATGGCTGCTTCCTCATGATAATGCTGCATGTCACGAAGCAGTCGTCGTCTCAGGCTGATTTCATGCTCATGAAAGTGAGTACAGTAAATTTCAGAAGCCTCCCCAGCCTCCATAGAAATACGTTGGCATGTGGCGGAACAGGAGATTCACAGCATGAGTGTGCAtttgacaaatctgcagaaatgacGTGACGCaatcatgtcaacatggagcagaatttcaaatgtttcaagCAGCTTGTTGAATCCCTGCCAACAAGAATGGACAAAGCTGTGTACGTGCAGATAACATATTAATCATCTTTACTGTTTGTTCTTTTCAATCTTCCCTGCTTGTAGTTGCACAACGAATTTAATGGCATAAATGTGAGAAAGAAATTAGGTTTTTGTCACTTATTAAATAGCGTCCACCTTCTTTTCAAACACGCATCCTTACCCTGGATTATATTATCAAGATTATTAAATATCAGTAGATAATCGGCTTTTCTCATCCAGTCggaaccagcagcagcttgtaACACTGACGCACTGCCATTAAGCAACCTGAAGGGAAATGATGTCTGGGTGTAATTCACTCATATTTATTCAAACTGCAAATAATCCACACATGACTTGAGTCTTTTTAATCTGCAAAACCAAATCTCATGGATTTCAGTAGAGTAGAATATCTTTGCTCAGTAGCACAGCAGAGAATGGTCCATTTCAACAAGACAGCAAAAGAGCACAGCAGTTATATGAAAAATGATTTCAGATGTAAAACAGAAGATAATGTCCTTGGGTTATGTTAGTTCCATAATTTATACTTAAGACTTATATTCAGGAATGTTTACAGACGTGAAATCGGCGTAACCTCAGCTCCAGTCTGGAAAAGACGAGACTCACTTTGACTAAACCGCTCAGAGGCTGTGTCAGGACAGGATTTAGTTTTGTAGAGGCACGATGCAGCTTCACTCACACCACAGTGATTTAGGTTTCACCATCAGCTCACGCCTCCACTGAGGCTCCCCTTTGCTCTGACTGTGAACCCCTCCACCCTGACCTCTGCCCCCCAGAAATGTCCGTAATGAGTCTGTTCCTCTGGCTGTTGTGGTGTGTGGCTTGGATTGGTTAGAGTGTCACCATGGGGATCTCCagaggacacaggacacatctCAGCGGTCCAGCGAGCGTTTCTGGATGGCCTCGGCCACCACCGTGCGGAGAAGAGCGATAACAGAACGGGGGTCGTCGTTGCCAATCACAGCGCTGCCTGACACAATCATGTTGGCCCCTGCCTGGAGCAAACATGAGAATACACAAAATAAAGGAGAATATTATTGAGAGTTGTTTTTGGTGGTTGAATTAATAGGCTGTACTGTTTGTGTTCATTACCTCTGCACACTTGTGAATGGTGTCAGGGCCGACTCCTCCATCTACTTCAATGTCCAATGAAGGGAACTGACTCCGCAGCCAGCTCACCTGGTCACAAGACACAGAGATTAAAATCTGCTGAGCACCATTTCTACTACACAATCTTCAGATATTAGAAGGAttgcagagagacacagggcTGCAGGTTAAAGTACAAACATCCTCCTCCACCCAGACTGAAACACTAGTCAGACAAAGTCCTGTGATCTGATGTGGACAGTTACAGTGACGATACGCAATTTGTGTGTGGTTCTTACGTAAAATAACTGTTTCTGTGTGGTTTAGCAGAAATGTTTGTGGACCTCGAGTCTCACATCATTGTGACACTTTACACGACTCTTTCGAAACTTCAGTCTTTAACTTTAGAGTGTCTGATCTGCTCCACGGTTATTTTGACTCTGCTTTgcactttttttaatcttgattACATATCACAGACCAGGTCTAAACTCTTCATTCTCCTCTAACAGAAACGGTTTTCAATGCACTGAATAGAAGATGAGCCTGTAAATACAATCTATAATTTAATTTTTGTCCTAATGTTCAACTTGCTTATGCTTTCTCTTTTGCCTCTTTTGTTGCCAGTTAACTGTGCAAACTGTTGTCTTTTTATCAATGCACTGCACATGGGATACATCCTTTAGCCGGCACATGTAATGTTATGGTATACTTCCGTGAAAAGCAAAATATTGGCCATATAGATGATTTAAATGATACAAACGAGCAGCTGGTTATGTTCAATGTTTGATAATGCTGTTATTTAAGAGGAGCTGATTTACTGTTTTGTTCGATTTGAAGTTTAGTTTGTGTCTTTACCTTGGGCATCATGTCCTCCATGAACTTCTGTCCTCCAAAGCCAGGTTCAACAGTCATGACCAGAGCCATGTCAATTTGGTTTGCCCAGGGAGCCAGTTCCTCCACCGCTGTACCAGGTTTTATGGCCAAACCCACCTGCAATAATAATCACTCGTCAATAAGAGTCGTGATAAAAATCTCAGAAAAAATCTGcgtttatgtttaaatatatatatatttcttaacTTTCTTACTTAGTGACATTTTACATGACACCCTCTGCTGTGAGTTCAATTCTGCCTGTCGGGGGAGCAGAATCGTTTCTCACCTTCATGCCGCTCTCTCTTATCTCCTTGATGAGGTTTCCAGCGTTGCTCGTGGCCTCTAAGTGGAAAGTGTACTGGTtggctcctgctgcagccaTGGGCTTCACCCACTGCTCCGGCCGAGACACCATCATGTGCATGTCTGCAACATCAACACTGTCACAGTTACTGCACGCCAACACACAGCAGAGCCATTCTTCGTTCAATCCAAACGGGATAATTGGGTTACATTGTAAAGTCAATTATACGTGagggtgttttgtttcttgttcTCACCAAAGAAGGCTTCCTGAACGCTTGACTTCCTCAGGCTCTCCACCATGGGATGACCAAATGTGATATTAGGGACAAAATGCCTTGAAAGGGAAACAAAACCAGACATTTAACACAACGCAGGTGttgggacattttcacaacTTGCTCAACAGTTGCAAAGTGCCGGAAGCTCATCTCTGCCTGtgaaaggagaagaagatgaagtctgaattttgaaattaaaaagtcaagACAGAAAGTTGTTATGAGAGACCAACTCATAGTTATGAAATAGTTAATCAAAAATATGAGATAGTAAGTCATTACTGTGTGTTGATAAGTATTTTTTTGAGATGCTACGTCAGTATTTTTAGACACTAAGTCATTACTTTAAAATacttattcattattttgagatattAAGTTATTTTGAAATGCTAAGTTGTTATTCGAGATATTTAGTCACTGTTTTCAGAAACTAAGCCATTATTTTGAGATGTTTACTTGTTATTTTATGATACTAAGTCAAAATTTGGTAGATTCTAGCCAAGTATTTGGAGATACTAAATTTAAGATTATCAAGGTGAGatactaaataataattattattcattattttgagaTACTAAGTTATTATTCTGAGTTTGTAAGTCATTATTCTGACATATTAAATCATCATTTTGAGATACTAAGTTATTATTTTGAGATAGTAGCCCAAGTTCTTTTAGTTAGTCAATCATTATTTAGTTAGTTAgtaagtcatttgttttttaaaccaacTCATTATTTTGAGTAACTGAGTTGTTACTTGAAATTATCAAGTTGTATTTCGTCACTGAGTCATTATTTTAAGATGCCAAGTTAGTTTAAATAACtgagtcattattttgagaaagTTTCTCTTTAGGGTGACTCATCGTGTTTGATCTTTAATAACAAAGTGGAAGTGGTGGGCTTCCACACACGTGCCGCCTGGAGTaagtgcagaggaagaggagtgagcCTGGCGGCAGGAGGAAGAGGTCAGTGAGTCTCTCGTGAGCTCAGTCTCATGTTTGACATGTTTGTAAAGACTCACTGACAAACAATTCAACCACAAACATCCACTTATAAACACCAGCTCCCCCAGATTAACCTCTCACATGCTAACTTAGCTTAGCCAActttagctctctctctctctctgtagtgCTGAACTTAGACCGCTAGTCGTTAGCATGCTAGTTtatgtgggtggggggggggctaagcACCGGTAGCACTGACCCATCCATGACGTCCAGGTGCAGGTAGTCCGCTCCGCACTCCATCATCCGCACGCACTCGCTGCCCAGACAGGACAGGTCGCTGCTCAGGATGGACGGACCGATCTTCGCACTGTACGCCAtgctgtccgtgtgtgtgtgtgtgagtgagtgaggaggcTAACACCAGCTACAGTTAGCCATGACACGAAGCACCACTTCCGCTGGTGACCTTCAAGGTAAAACCCACAGGGAGTCATCTAAAAGAAATGTGaagtttaaaatacaaaagttGTCCTATGTCTTACCCAGAGGAGGGTTGTTTCACGTGAGCTACATTTGAagctgaaataaatcaaaacaggTCTGAAAAAAAGGCTGTGATAGATCATCTACAGATTATGGGAtagatttgtaaatgtgttttttattgttaatatgCAATTACGCTACTATGGAAAGCATTTGTAGCCATTATCTAAGAAAACCtatgcaataataataatatttagtgTACATGTTCTGTTTCTATATTTCcttgcattatatatatatatagtatgcAATTGTATGATAAAACATGTAACAATTAAATGATCATGTCATTtattcctgttttactttgaccATTTTATCTTCCACCATTTATGTCCAAAAAGTTatctaattttatatttttaataataacattgctaatatgaattgataaaatgttcaaatatacAATTTACACCATTTTACATCATTTTTCCTGCAGGCTCAAGAAGTTTTACTTTGAGGctcatttttttaaaagcaccAGGTAACAGTGGGTAACTTCACAGTTGTTGTCTATTGACCATGTTCCCGGAATCACACGCTTCCTTCTTCAAACTGAGACAATGCTTACATTTCAACACTAGATGGCGCACATAGgtcatatacagtctgtataGTATAGTAGATTAGAGCAATAAGGTCCTCTGACAGCATGTGGGGTAAAAACGGTGAATAATACTTTTACGTCTTTTGCACAAGAATATTTCTCTGCAGAACTTTAGGCTAAGACATTTTCTGTGAAATCATAAATCTGTGATCACAACCTAAAAATGTCACCTGGGTTGGATCTAGTATTAATAGGACCGTTTGTTGGATTACATAGGACGCGGTTTTGTAATTGGCATATTGTGTTTAGTAGGACAAACTTCTAGTGATGTAGGCCACTATGGAGAAgacattgttttctttctgtattttgcGCATTGATTGAGATTTCACAGACTTATTCTCATCTGtcccctccatctgtctctttcGTTCTTTGAcgtatttatttgaaaatatatgTTTGATAGTTCAATGGCCTCcgaggaaaatgtttttttcacagatgGTATGTGAGGACACATGCAGACTGTAATAATATGAAGTTTAGATAAAAAGGGTTTATTGATAACAGCAGTTTGCTCGATCTGGATGGAGAACAGGTCAGGCCGCAGGGTTATTACTGTTCGCCAGAGACCTGTGATTCATATATTCCTCTAAAGTACGAAccagaaatgtggaaaaaattaTTAGTTGCACACTTTCCATGTGTTACCTGACATcaacttaaaaacaaaccaatgacAAAATAGACCAAACAAAACGCAAAATAGTTatgaacaaacatgttttttaaaatcatttatgactgtgatttatgatttaatttTTACTGTTAGTTGAATCAAGGTTGTGTGGATAGACATAATGAAATATGCTTAAGTTTTAATCAGTCCCAGatgtctctgtatgtctgcATGATTTATACGTAATGATATTTTAGCTCCCACATTTCGGTGTCATCATTACTCCTCAGAGAGATAATGTTTCAGGTGCCTTTACGACACGTTTACAATTCTCCCTCCTCTGATTTGTTCGTCAGCACCTTGGACGCAGTCCACTGAGATGTTGTTATTTTATACAAGTGTGTGAGTAAGTTTCAGTGATTTATAAGGAGCAGAAGGCAGAGGTTTTTAAACAGCCTGTCGGCAGCGCCCGGTCTGCTGATCCCCGGCTCCCACAAAGACCCTCACTCATATCTCCAGATTGGCTAAACAGAATCTGGCATTTATGAGTTTTTGCCCACGTCCTCCATTACTGAGGCAATGATGTAAACGCTGGTGGCACGGTGCACAAGAAGATATGATATATGCAATCTTTGAGTGGGGTTGAAGCAAAGTAAGTTGGTGTTGCAGAGAAGTGGGGCCTCATGAGTCTCTGGGGAAGGTAGTGAAAAATAaagcttcaggctttgatggtCGTTTTGTGGAGCGGTGCCATAGCTGCGAGGGGCCGAGTTTGATTCATCCGTCCGTACTGTACAAGCTCCACATGCTCCCTCTCTGTACAAAGTGTTTCTCTGATTCCTGTGGGTTGATAAGAAGATCCCTGCAGCTCATTCAATAATGAGTCACTTACTGGGACTATATTTAGAAATGTACGTGCGGGCCGATAGTCCACTTCCACTGGACCGATGCACTGCCCGACCTGATtgacgtgtttgtgtttagtcTTTAATAGGCCTCATTCTTTTTCCTGCAGACGCCACCAGGACGCATTTGTCACCTTTACTGTAAACAGCTTAAGTGCTGCTCACATTATTTCAGTCGAGCCCAGGCTCCTGTTTACTGGAGGTCCCCATTAAATACACCTTTTTTTGGGTTCGGTGCAGGAGGAACAACTTCGGAATGTGACTTGCAATCATTTTTAAGATGCTATCAAGCTGCTCTCTATAGCTCATTGTTGGCATATTCTCAATTTAAACACACTCCAGAACAGGCCTATAGCAGCGCTGTGCTGTCAAATATAATCACATAGTTTCCTGATGACACTGACGTGTATAGAAACAGAATAAGAGGGGTTTTCCGAAAGCACTATaatatgaaatgtaaacaagaaCTTAAATATTCTTTAAATACATATAACACAGTTCTCACGCACTGTAAAATTTC encodes the following:
- the rpe gene encoding ribulose-phosphate 3-epimerase, encoding MAYSAKIGPSILSSDLSCLGSECVRMMECGADYLHLDVMDGHFVPNITFGHPMVESLRKSSVQEAFFDMHMMVSRPEQWVKPMAAAGANQYTFHLEATSNAGNLIKEIRESGMKVGLAIKPGTAVEELAPWANQIDMALVMTVEPGFGGQKFMEDMMPKVSWLRSQFPSLDIEVDGGVGPDTIHKCAEAGANMIVSGSAVIGNDDPRSVIALLRTVVAEAIQKRSLDR